A genome region from Macrobrachium rosenbergii isolate ZJJX-2024 chromosome 42, ASM4041242v1, whole genome shotgun sequence includes the following:
- the LOC136827844 gene encoding uncharacterized protein yields MAANSSIHEGAAEITGTAGVARIVGATRTAETSTEETNASMAASTAREPGKPGAATGGTGTAWAGREARMGREPGKPGARTGATGIAGEGGVARKAQEPATPGTARAGTITWGADEVTIMEGPGWDSGARKPGGSGTARWDASAAVTSHLGTQMNDDELTVQCDE; encoded by the exons aTGGCAGCCAACTCAAGCATCCACGAGGGAGCAGCAGAAATCACAGGAACAGCCGGGGTGGCCAGGATTGTGGGAGCAACCCGGACAGCAGAAACGTCAACAGAGGAGACCAACGCATCCATGGCAGCCAGTACAGCCCGAGAGCCGGGGAAGCCAGGAGCAGCGACTGGGGGAACCGGAACAGCCTGGGCAGGTAGAGAAGCCAGGATGGGCCGAGAGCCAGGTAAGCCAGGAGCCAGGACTGGGGCGACTGGGATAGCAGGGGAAGGTGGAGTAGCTAGGAAAGCCCAGGAGCCAGCAACACCAGGAACAGCAAGAGCAGGGACCATAACATGGGGCGCGGATGAAGTCACCATCATGGAGGGTCCTGGCTGGGACAgcggggccaggaagccaggaggcagTGGCACTGCACGATGGGATGCCAGCGCAGCGGTCACCAGTCACCTGGGTACTCAG atgaatgatgatgaattaactgtgcagtgcgatgaatga